Below is a genomic region from Argiope bruennichi chromosome 3, qqArgBrue1.1, whole genome shotgun sequence.
ATTCATGTTCACGTGACAATGCGGCGTTAGAGGTTAGATGACACACGCAGTTATGGGTATCATATGAATACAATGCCGTGCGAACTGTCTCATTagcaatattaaacattttgtaatgactaatgattaaaaaaaagactcaCGAATAAAATggtttcttgattattgaaaattaactccaccaaattttttatacaaataatttctgagaaacttcaaaaggaaatttatttcgcAAAGCATGGTATGTGAAAAAGCATTAAGGATCTCTTTCATTGTCAATCCATTCAAACTGTCCTAAAGATACATTCCAGTGGAGAAAACATTAAGGATAACTTTCATTGTGAATCCATTCATACCGTCCTAAAGACGCATTCCAGTGGAGAAAACATTAAGGATATCTTTCATTGTCAATCCATTCATACCGTCCTAAAGATGCATTCCAGAGGAAAAAAACATTAAGGATATATTTCATTGTCAATCCATTCATACAGTCCTAAAGATGCATTCCAGTGGAGAAAAACATTAAGGATATATTTCATTGTCAATCCATTCATACAGTCCTAAAGATGCATTCCAGTGGAGAAAACATTAAGGATAACTTTCATTGTCAATCCATTCATACCGTCCTAAAGATGCATTCCAGTGGAGAAAACATTAAGGATAACGTTCATTGTCAATCCATTCATACTATCCTAAAGATGCATTCCAGTggagaaaaattatctttcattgtCAATCAATTCATACTGTTCTAAAGATGCATTCCAGTGGAGAAAACATTAAGGATATCTTTCATTGTCAATCCATTCATACCGTCCTAAAGATGCATTCCAGTGGAGAAACGCTTTGTTGATCTTCTGCTTTCTTCTTgctttatttcttacttttgtcTTCTTCTTACCAGTAAGTCGAAGAAACATGTTTTCTGCCACAAGAGCGATGATTCCAATCCCTGCACCGATACCCATGAAATAAAATGCTCCTTGCAGATCATCGAGGGCCAGAGGTCTTGCCGTGTTCACTGCTATCACGGTGGATTTTGTTTTGGCTTTGAAGAAAGCATCGTCATACCATTTGGTGAAAAAACCTGTCTCTTCTAATCTATCTACCCTGTAAAAGGGAAACTTTACTAATTAAGTTCAATTCTTTTCCAGGAAttcatatttacataatattgaaTCAAATAGTCAaacaacttatatatattttgaatttgtgcaCCAATGTTATTTTTGGTAACAAGTTTTTTGCTTTCTAGTCCAGAGTTAGAAGAGTAAGGGCGTTAGACATTTTGTGAACCATATGCAGAGTTAATTTCGTTGGCACatctcaaatcttttttttttttttttacttaatttaatttattaattccttgttcggaatttaaatttcattgataaagttttaatgtaaaaattaattttgcaggagttattataatatatgtaatCCTTTTATCACATTACATCACAAAATAGTTACCTTTGGTTACttttaatcagtttaaaatgaagggtaaaatctttctttcagttcttttattatatctcccttatgttaaaatatgtatgtattcataatgtattgaaaaatgtaCTTCTTGTGTACAACCGACCATCACTCTCCACCACTGAACAAAGCAGTATCTACAGGGAAAAATGTACACTCGGGAATTTGCTTAATTCGGAAAAAATGGTGTAATAATactggaaaatatatatttctaggACGAATCCATTATTAAGTCACgggaagtttataattttaatcaacaaGGCTTCtagtaattttacaaataactccATGAAGCTTTTTAtggagttttttttattgtttttattatgatgtagcatacatttttaatgaactttttggctgaatttctttatctttttaataattttttttaccttttttatttcatctctaggattttgtaatttatctcattaaattcagcatagtcactttactatagGTACATGTTACTTCCCTGGCTGTATGAAAGgccattttgtatttaaaaggtTTGTTTAAAAGACTTTATCGATCACCCTGTATGGAGCCACAATGACTTGTATTTATAGTAAGGTTATGATTGCTTATTACTTTAAAGTACGTTTAaagtaaaaactatataaaataattgttaatttatatcGTTTTATGTAACGTTTTTATACTGTTAACTTCtcctttgatattttattcattttttaaaacatgcagTCTGCGtattttcttcaaactttcaaatgaaactgACGAATTATCAAATTATACCTCTTAATTTCAGTCATCTGACCTCATACAAATAGATGGTAGTTGTTGCATGTGAACAGGTATGTCTCATAGAAATGCTGTATAGTTTTAGTTACTGAATGATGTTAGATCTTAACGCTATTACGATGGGCATTGTAAAGTTCGAAATCGCAATCATCTTCTTTAAagctcttattatttttaaactaatttcttaTCTATTTGTCATAAGCTTATGTTATGAATAActcgatttttttcttcttaatggaAAGTTTTTAACTTTCGAGAATTACACGAACAAAACTATTTACTATAGGTCtggaatgataaaatataaaagaattgttttccttctaaatatatttttgatgagaTGAAACTTAAgtcgtaaaatattatttttattctcatattcaactttcactgaaaatatttttggaattctattCATGAATatggaattcaaataaattacgTTTTTTGGAGAAATAGTCCAAAGGtcaatttgttagaaaaaaaaatgattattttaccaaaattttgcttttataaaagaGGATAATTTCAGAAACTTcgatatttaaattgaatatactACATACACATGATCAAAGCTTTTCTTGCAAGGGTGACACTTCTGAATCGCAATTCCAACAGCATCTGTACTGAAAGTTTCTCTGGACATCCGAAACCTGTTGGATCCCATAATAGCAGCATACCATTTCAGTACCATTGTCATATACACGAATGCGTACCTCTTTTTTAGAACCATTTCCATACCTTCAGCCACACTGTGCACTTCAAGGTCAGGATTTTCTTCGATGCTTGTGGCAAAAACTGGATCGACTTCTGCCATATTAGTCTGTAATAGAACATTGAGATTACTGTTGTATGCAGTGTTATTGCTGTTTTTGGGTTTGATATTttgtcattcattttcatttga
It encodes:
- the LOC129964008 gene encoding ionotropic receptor 93a-like, which gives rise to MNPALQARKLVLIKPLQLEVWVTLLATLCLCTATLYLITHSLPTKRGVRSAYNIWFLLRTLGQQGTPSPAPDRYSIRFFISFWWIFILVILWSYAGTLTSFMTYPGRRPAVDTINKLRKALAAHAIRYGTTTGSTYEHFLMTNMAEVDPVFATSIEENPDLEVHSVAEGMEMVLKKRYAFVYMTMVLKWYAAIMGSNRFRMSRETFSTDAVGIAIQKCHPCKKSFDHVVDRLEETGFFTKWYDDAFFKAKTKSTVIAVNTARPLALDDLQGAFYFMGIGAGIGIIALVAENMFLRLTGKKKTKVRNKARRKQKINKAFLHWNASLGRYEWIDNERYP